The Daphnia carinata strain CSIRO-1 chromosome 9, CSIRO_AGI_Dcar_HiC_V3, whole genome shotgun sequence nucleotide sequence ACTTTTGTATCTTCACGTGGTGTGGACGTCTGCTACGTTGCCCATAGCATTGCGAACCTTtcattatatttatttaaataagtTGAAAGAAATATTGTTTTGGGAAAACAAGTTGATACAATAAGTATTTGAGAATGCTCTGTTTAATTGTAAATAACAAATTGAGTTGAATGCCAaatcgaattaaaaatttgGCTGAATTGATTTAATAATTTGCTCACCAGATgtctgtttgtttatttttgtataaCGATTCATTCGCTTATTCATGTAAATGTCACTTATTTGCCAAAAAGCAATATGCAGGATTTTCTCGACAACATGCGTTGCTGGGCAAGATCGTCTTTATATCCTTCGCGCGATTGCCCGCAAAGGTTGGCAACGCAACCTTGTCCCACGTTCAGCTCTTCATCTACCCCGTCCCGAAATGGAGGACGGCGGTGATGATCTGCAGAAAACGGAACTGTTAAGGACActcgaaaatttcaaatggCTCGGGAACAAGGCTCCCTGCTTCCCTGTGAATGGAAATaaggtttgtttttatttatttcttatttaaaacaCTGCTCTTAGAACATTTGTTGTGCTTTTAGACCTATGTTTTGTCAGGTCCAGATGATTTCTACAAAACACTTATTGGAAAAACTAGTCAAGCAAAGCGGAGAATCACATTAGCATCTCTGTACCTTGGAACAGGTCATCATGAAAATGAGCTTgtcaaaacaattgaaagtaCCTTGAAAAGGAACCCTGATTCTAATGTTAAAGTTCGTGTGTTATTGGATGCCACAAGAGGATCCAGGGGGGCTAAACAAAATTCTCGCACTATGCTCCTGCCACTACTGCAATCATACAGCCAACAGTGTTCAGTCCATTTTTATCATACCCCAGCACTGAGAGGACTACTAAAGAAAATCCTTCCAGAGAGGTGGAATGAAGTTGTAGGTCTGCAACACATGAAGATCTATATCTTTGATGATTCTCTACTTATTAGTGGCGCGAACTTAAGCCACGATTACTTCACGAATCGTCAAGATCGATACCTCGTTGTAGAAGAATCTAAAGAATTGGTGGATTTCTTTGACCAGCTTGTAGAAACTGTTTGTCAATTTTCCTTCCAAATGAACGAAAACAACCAGCTCAACTTGAATTCAGATTTCCCTCATCACCCATGTGATTCCAATCAGCATGAATTTACACAAGAAGCAAAACAGAGAATTGAGAACTTATTTGAAAAGCAACTGAAAGCGTCCTCCTCGGTATTGCAATGGCCGAATCCCTACTCATATGACACCTGGATCTTTCCCTTTGTCCAAATGGGACAATTAAACATTTATATGGATAACATCTTAACTCGCGAGATCCTGGAAAAGGTGCCAAAGAATGCCGAATTATGTTTAGCTACCGGCTACTTTAACCTTACTCAGGACTACATGGAGAGTTTGCTGGAACACTCTTCGCCAAATATTCATATTTTAATGGCACATCCGCTGGTAACCTTATTTTTAATGATTCCTGCAAAATTTGTGCATTTACTTTAACATTTTCAATAGGCCAATGGATTTTTCGGTGCCAAAGGCTTTGCAGGCGGAATCCCATCGGGTTATACGTTACTGGCCTACCAATTTTATCGGCGTGTAGTAGATAAAGCGCTGGAAGCTCGTATCCGATTGTGGGAATATCAACGGCAAAACTGGACTTTTCACGCCAAGGGCCTATGGATCTCTTTCGGTCGAGAAGATCCTCGACCATCTTTTACTCTAGTAGGATCTCCCAATTTTGGTAAGAAAGTCTTTTGCATCACATCAAACGCAAATGACTAcgagttcttctttttgtaggATATCGTTCCGTTTACCGAGACTTGGAAACGCAGCTGGCAGTGGTGACCATCAACTCTAGCCTTCGCGATCAGCTACATCAAGAGCGAAAAAATCTTTATCAACAAGCGGAGCTAGTCAGTGCCACCACTTTCGATCAGCCAGAAAGAAAGATACCTCTTTGGGTTCGCGTCGTCATTAAAGTGTTTCGTCGATTCTTTTAGtcgagaaacaacaacaacgtaaTTCTAATATGTTGTTGTGTTGCACTCTGCACCGGTTGATCCTTGTGCCACCATATCCAAGTTTTGGCCTTTCTATGCAATATGATCAAgggaaaatagaaataaaattgtaTTTACATGTACCGTGTGCTGAATTGCAATATTGCATTACATTACACTAATATTAGTGGACTAGATTAGATTCATTACATCCGCATTCGTGTTATGAATGCTTGTGCACTTAGTTCAAGGGGAAATGCTTGAGTGAACCCTTGTGTGGTGAGGGATCTAAGCGACAAAGGCTGTCATAATCATTAGAGAAGTTACAAAACGTACTCTCTAACTGACTAAGACCATTGCCAACAGTTCAAATTACACAATCCGTTAAGGTCAGAAGccagaagggaaaaaaacagggTATCATGTTTGGACCGAGTGGCACCGGTCACGTAAAACTAATAACGACACAAGGAAACGGCTGAATGTTGCTTTCTAAGAAATTGTAAAGCTAGActcgaaaaaggaaatgccaacaacaacatccaTATACCGTTACGTGAGCTGAATTTACAAAATAATGCTAACGTAGTTACTCGGTTTGACTTACGTCTTCTTTGACCCAGGAAGGCTCATTTAAACTAACACTCGCAcccaaataaattcaaaaaggtTGCAAAATTTAATTGTACAGTGGCATATTGAAGCTGTGTCCTATTTGAAGAAGGCAAACTCCCCCATGCCACAGTGAATCAATCTTCCAGTTCTTGACGACTACCGATTACTCATTAGAAGTAACGCTAGTGCTTTTGATAGAACTGGACAACCCGAGGTTTGAACTCGGGAACTCATTGTAACGTATCACGAGTCCGCAGCGCTAACCGATATACCAACAGCCTACACGTCATTCTTAACAAGCAAGGGCTAGGGTTGCGCAGACCTTTTTTCAAACACCAACTTTCCTTTTTAAgcttaaaaaatatttccaagCTGACttttatatagaaaaaaatcgTGGTCCTATCGAAAATGAATGGTTTTGCGATTTGTAACGGTGGTTTCTGAGAAATAACAAATACAACTCGTGCAAAATGTGGCAAAAATCGTTGAAAATTTGTGAATCTCGTTCACATAATTTTGACTAAGATTTTGGCTACACTAGGGCCATACTAATATTACATTTGCTTTAACTTGATTGTAGTAGGAGGCAAAAAATCCTTTAGGACTA carries:
- the LOC130689108 gene encoding CDP-diacylglycerol--glycerol-3-phosphate 3-phosphatidyltransferase, mitochondrial-like, with product MSLICQKAICRIFSTTCVAGQDRLYILRAIARKGWQRNLVPRSALHLPRPEMEDGGDDLQKTELLRTLENFKWLGNKAPCFPVNGNKTYVLSGPDDFYKTLIGKTSQAKRRITLASLYLGTGHHENELVKTIESTLKRNPDSNVKVRVLLDATRGSRGAKQNSRTMLLPLLQSYSQQCSVHFYHTPALRGLLKKILPERWNEVVGLQHMKIYIFDDSLLISGANLSHDYFTNRQDRYLVVEESKELVDFFDQLVETVCQFSFQMNENNQLNLNSDFPHHPCDSNQHEFTQEAKQRIENLFEKQLKASSSVLQWPNPYSYDTWIFPFVQMGQLNIYMDNILTREILEKVPKNAELCLATGYFNLTQDYMESLLEHSSPNIHILMAHPLANGFFGAKGFAGGIPSGYTLLAYQFYRRVVDKALEARIRLWEYQRQNWTFHAKGLWISFGREDPRPSFTLVGSPNFGYRSVYRDLETQLAVVTINSSLRDQLHQERKNLYQQAELVSATTFDQPERKIPLWVRVVIKVFRRFF